The stretch of DNA ATACACGATCGCACCGAATAGCCACTCCGCGTTCTTCCACGGGTAGGAGCCCCAGGTGAACGACATCGCGTTCTCGGTCGGGAACGACCCCGACCAGAGGAGCTTTCCAAACGCGAGGTGAAAGTAGAGGTCCGGGTCCGAGACGCGGTAGCAGGCGAGGGCCAGCGTGAACAGAAACGCAACGAGAACGGGGAGAGCCCGGAACAGGGCCGCGCGCCTCATCCCGTCCTAGCGCGCCGCCAGCCTCGCCTTCACGTCGCGGAAGTTGTAGTCCTCGGCGAGGATCTTCTCGAAGACCTCGCGCGCCTTGTCCTTTTCCCCCGCGCGCTCGTGGCACAGGGCGAGGAAGTAGTACGGCTCGAGCGTCGCCCGCTGGATCGGGCGCCCCGCGATGACCTTCGTGAACTTCTCCTGGGCGAGGCCGGCCTGCCCCCGCTTGAGGAAGATCATCCCCACCAGCATCGACGCCTGCGGGTAGTGCTGCGCGGAAGCGTCGATCTGCTGCAGCGCGGTGAGCGCGCGGTCCAGCTCGCCGAGCTTCGCGAAGAGGCGTCCCGCAGGGTAGAACTCGCCGGCCTGTTCGTACAGCTCCGCCGTCCGCTTCGGTTCGCCGCCGGCCCTCTCGAGCACCTGCGCCGCCTCCAGCGGCCGGCCGGCCTTCGCGAACGCCTCGGCCGCCCGCGGCAGGTCGTTGAGCAGCGAGAAGATGTCCGCTGCCTCCGAGAAAAAGCCCCCGCGGAAGAAAAGGTCCGCCGCCCGCGACAGCTCGCCGATCTCCTGGCAGTACGTCGCCGCCTGGATCAGGTCGCCGGCCTTCTCCGCCCACTGCGCCGCCTGCCGCGCGTCCCCCTGGTCGTACCAGTAGCCCGACAGCGCCGCGTAGCCGCGGGCGGCGTCGCCGCCCTTGGCGAAGCTGGCCGCCGCCCTCTCCGGGTCGCCGGCCTTGAGGAAGGCCTCGCCGGCGCGCGCGTGCTCCCCGATGTGCTCGAAGTTCGCGGCCGCCTCCGTGAACAGTCCCGCCTTGAGGTAGAGATCGGCGCCACGCGCCAGGTC from bacterium encodes:
- a CDS encoding tetratricopeptide repeat protein, which translates into the protein PVATAAEAPRGDESRREAMELLIQRGDYAGAAQMCDAQGDLARGADLYLKAGLFTEAAANFEHIGEHARAGEAFLKAGDPERAAASFAKGGDAARGYAALSGYWYDQGDARQAAQWAEKAGDLIQAATYCQEIGELSRAADLFFRGGFFSEAADIFSLLNDLPRAAEAFAKAGRPLEAAQVLERAGGEPKRTAELYEQAGEFYPAGRLFAKLGELDRALTALQQIDASAQHYPQASMLVGMIFLKRGQAGLAQEKFTKVIAGRPIQRATLEPYYFLALCHERAGEKDKAREVFEKILAEDYNFRDVKARLAAR